A window of Kribbella sp. NBC_00382 genomic DNA:
GTACGCCGCTTCGACCGCCGCGAGCTGATCCGTCACCTTCGTCCGATCGGTCTTGTCGCCAATCGGATCGCCGGCCCAGGGAAAGCTGAGCTGCGGCAGGATCGCGACCGCGCCCTTGCTCGCCAATGCGATCGCCTCGGACAGGAACTCGGTCCGGTTCTGCGTCGAGCTCGGCGGCTCGAACCAATGCAGGTAGAGCGCTCCGGCCAGCTTCTGATGCTTCTTAGCCACCGGCCTGACCAGGTACGCCGTGACCGGCGCCTGCCCATGTACCGGGATCTGGATGTCCGTCACCACCACCGGCTGCGGCTTGCTCGAATCCGTCACCGCCGACGACGCCCCGGCCGCTGCAACGCCCAGCAGCAAGGCCCCGACCATCGTCGCCACCGCGAGTCTTCTCATCGCCCACCCCTCACAATCCATCAGTTGATAAACTCTTTTAATAACTGACGACCGTAGAGCGGCTGGGCCGGACGGTCAAGACGGTGGAGGATGTGCGGAATGAGCAGCGTGCCGGCGACCGACCCCTGGTTGGGGTTCGTGCTGGACCTCTGCAACACGTACGACCTGCTCGAGGACCCGCCCGACCAGCTGACCATCCCGCTCGCCACCCGCCTGGCCGCTCACCATGAGCTCGCCGACCCCGGCCTGACCGCCACCGACCTCGAGCCGGTACGCGCGGTGCGCAACCGCCTCTACGGAGTCTTCGCCGAGGCCGCCGAGGACGCGCAGTACGGCGTACTGAACGACATCTTCACCTCGTACGCCGCCCAGCCGCGCCTGATCGCCGGTCCACGGCTGGCAGCAACTGGTGGCGCAGACCCAGTCGCACGCCTGGCGATCTCAGCAGCAGACGCCCTGGCGCGAGCGGTCGCGGACGGTGCCGCCGACCGACTCCGTACCTGCGCCGGCGACCCCTGCCGCTGCGTCTACGTCGACCGCACCAAGGCCAACCGCCGCCGCTACTGCTGCGAACTCTGCAATGACCGGATGGCCTCCGCCGCCTACCGCAGCCGCAAAAGCTAAGGCCTTGCGCCGGGTCTCAACCCACGGGTGGAGACCGCAGATCCATCCGGGTCACACCTGGAGGCCGACGTTCCGGCGACGCAATCCGACGACTCTGGAGACATCCAGAAAGTGCGCCGGATCCGCCGGCCAAAACGTCGGAAGGACAGTGCAATGTCGGTCAACCTCCTGCTGGGCATCCTGATCGGGGCCTTGGTCGTGGTTCGCGTGATGGCCCGTCAACTGCGCGGCTCGATGGTGACCCAGCGATCGCTGGTGGTGATGCCGCTGATCCTCGTGATCGTCGGCCTGCTCTCCGCCCGCGACGCCTTCAGCACCGCGTCGCCCGGCGAGCTCGCCTTCTTCGTCTTCGACGTCGCCGTACTGATCCTGATCGGCTTCGCCCGCGGCTCGAGCACCCAGCTCACGGTCCGCGACGGCGGACTGCACCAGAAGGGCACCGGAGTCACCCTCGCCCTCTGGCTGCTGACCATCGGCATCCGCGTCGGTGCAGGTTTCGCCGGTGCGGCCATCGGCCTCAACGGATCCCTCACCACAGCCGCCCTGCTGCTGACCTTCGGACTGAGCATCGCGGCCCAGAACGTCGCCGTCTACCTCCGCGCCCAGCGCCTGCACATGCCGCTGGCGGCCGAGCGGGCATGATGTTGCCCATGACCAATCCGGACCAGCCGACCCCCGAACGCCTTACCGGCGGGCGGGGGTTGCTTGCTGCCGGGTGGCGGCGGGTCGTCGAGTTCTGGGCTTCGCCCGGTCTTGCCACGTTGCTGCGGTTGGTGCCGGCGGTGCTGGTGATCGCGACACTGGTCGTAGCGTCGCGGTCGCCGGAGGCGCACAAGTTGCCGTGGACCCTCATCCTGGTGCTGGCGGCAATTGTTGTCATTGGCAACTTCGTGGTCATCCGGTACGCCGAGGTGTCGAGCGAGCGCACCATCGGGCTGCTCGTCTTCGTGCTGGTCGGATCCCTGCTCTGGTACGCCCTGCCGAACAGCCCGCTGATCGTCCTGCCGTTCTGGGCGGTCCGAGCTGCCGTGAGGTATCACCGCCCCGGCCGTGGCGAGACGCTGGTCATCTTGCTGGGCATCCTGGGCGCCAGTCTCCCGGCCTTCGCGGCGACAGGTTCGGCCAGCGGCGCGGTCGGTATCGCGATCGGCGTGGTCGCCCTGCTGCTCGCCTCCACCAACCGTCGTGCGCGCGAAGAGCAACTGGATGAGCTGCAGGTATCGCTCGCCCGCAAGCAGGCTGCGATCGAGGAGCACAGTCGCGCCGCCGCACTCGCCGAGCGCGCGCGGATCGCTCGTGACGTGCACGACGTACTGGCTCATTCGCTCGCCGGCCTGTCGCTCAACCTGCAAGGAGCGCGCCTGATGCTGGTACGAGACGGTGCTTCAGCAGAGGCGATCGAGCAAGTGACCCGCGCGCAAGGGCTGGCCGCCGAGGGTCTGGCCGAGGCCCGTCGAGCGGTGGCGACGTTGCGCGAGGATTCGGTGCCCGACGCTCGGGCGATGGCCGACCTCGTCACGGCGTACCGGCTGGAGACGGGGAGTGCGGCGACCTTCGACATCGAGGGGCAGTCGCGCGAACTGGCGCCCGAGGCGATGGCGGCGTTGTATCGCGCGTTGCAGGAGGCCCTCACGAACACCCGCAAGCATGCGCCGGCGGCACCGATCAACGTCGTACTCCGGTACGAAGCCGCCCGTACCGTCCTCACGGTCGACGACCATCCCGGCAAGCCGCCGGCCCGGGTCGTGAGTGGGGGCTACGGTTTGCTGGGGATGCGGGAGCGGGCCGAGTTGATCGGTGGCAGCCTCGAGGTCGGGCCGACAGATGACGGATGGCGGGTTCAGCTGGTGATACCGGGATGAGCGATCTGCGCGTGGTGGTCGCCGACGATCAGACGGTTGTGCGCGACGGGCTGGTGACGCTGCTGCGGTTGCTGCCCGGGATCGATGTGGTCGCGGCCGGGTCGGACGGGATGGAGGCGGTCGAGCTCGTTGCGGAGTACAAGCCGGATGTTCTGCTGGTGGATCTGCGGATGCCGCGGTGCGACGGTGTCGAGGCGACGCGGCGGGTGCGTGCGGAGTACCCCGGGACCGAGGTGGTCGTGCTGACGACGTACAGCGACGACGATTCGGTGCTCGGCGCGCTCAAGGCCGGTGCTCGGGGCTTCCTCACGAAGGATGCCGACGCGGAGTCGATCGGTCGGGCGTTGCACGCGGCCGCAGCGGGGCAGTCGATCATCGACGGTGAGGTGCAACGACGGTTGATCGAGGCAACGACCGCCGTACCGATACCGCAGGAGTCGGACGGGCTGACCCCGCGCGAGCTGGAGGTATTGCGGCTGATCGCGGCCGGCCTGTCGAACACCGAGATTGCCCGCCGCCTGGTGGTCAGCGAGGCAACAGTGAAGACCCACATCAACCACCTGTTTGCCAAAGCGGGCTTGCGTGACCGGGCCCAAGCAGTTGCCTACGCCTACCGCCTCGGGCTTGGTTAGATGGTAGGCGTGACGATTCGGCATGGTGAGCTCAGCGATGTCCCCGCGGTTCTCGGTCTGCTAGACAAGGCGACGGAGTGGTTGGTCGCGCAGGGGCGGACCGATCAGTGGGGGACCGAGGCGCACTCGACCAATCCGCGGCGGGTCGCGCAGATCGAGGAGTTCGCCTACGGCCAAGGGCTTTGGGTCGCTGAGCTCGATGGACGGGTGGTGGGTGCGCTCGCCGTGGGGGACGCGATGTCGTACGTCCCGCCGGCGACAGAGCCGGAGCTGTACATCCGCTTGCTCGTGACCGATCGCGCGCTTCAGGGCACGGGCATCGGCACCGACCTGCTGGATCACGCGCGATTGCTCGCGCGCGGTCTCGGCGTCGGCCTACTTCGGGTGGATTGCTTCGGCGGTGGCGATGGCGCTCTCATCCGGTACTACGAGAAGCAGGGATTCACTCGCGCGGAGCATTTCGGCGTACCGGTCAGTGATTCGGAATGGCCGGGTCAGGTCCTTTTCCAGCGGCTGTGATCCCGATCGGGCGATGCACAATGCCGTGCGCGTCGCTGCAATGAGCATCCTGTACGCCGCCTGACGCGTGGTCGACCTGGAGCGTCGAGTGGGTCAGGTGGTGTCGGTCGGCCAGCAGTGTCTCGATCTGGCTGCGGATCAGGTGGCAGTCGAGCCCCTCGCTGACCAGGATGTGCGCCGACGCCGCCGGCTCGCCTGACGTGATCTCCCAGACGTGAAGATCGTGTACCTCGACCACACCCGGTACTGCGCACAGCTCGGCGCCGACCACAGCCGGGTCGATGCCGGCGGGCGCTGCCTCGAGGAAGATGCGCCCGGAATCGCGAACCAGGCCGATGCCCGCCTTGAGCATCAGCGCGGCGACGATCAGCGCGGCGATCGCATCGGCCCGGGCGAACCCGGTGAGCAGGACGATGAGACCGGCGATCGCGGTCGCGACGAAGGCGAAGAGGTCGTTGAGGATGTGCTGGAACGCGCCCTCGACGTTCAGGCTGGAGCGGTTCGCCTTGCTGATCAGCCAGGTGGCGATCAGGTTGACCACGATGCCGACGACACCGGTGATCAGGACCAGCGCGCCCTGGACCTCGGGCGGGTGGATCATCCGGTTGACCGATTCGTACACGAAGAACGCGGCGAGCAGGAGCAGCGTGATGCCGTTGGCCTGCGCCGACAGGATCTCGACCCGCTTGAGCCCGTACGTGTAGCCGCCGGCCGGTGGTCGGGCTGACAGCCGGATGGCGATCAGCGCGAGCGCGATGGCGGCCGCGTCGGTGAGCATGTGCGCCGCGTCGGTGATCAAGGCCAGCGAACCGGCCGCGAACCCGACGACCACCTCGGCCGCCATGAACGCCAGAATCAGCGCCAGCGCCCCACCCAGCAGCTTCCGATCCGCATCCGCACTAACCCCATGCCCATGACCGTGCCCGTGTCCCGCAGCCTTGCCCGGTGCTGTGCCGTGTCCGGCCACCATGCCGAGCGCGTCCGTCGTGTGGTGGTCGGTCACGTGCCCGTCGGTCGTGTCGTGGTCGGCGGTCATTGGGTGCGCTCCGGGTGGATGGCGTCGGTGTGTTCGGTGTGGGCGACGGCGAGGTCGACCAGCATCCGGACGTGGGCGTCGTCGAGGCGGTAGTACGCCATCCGGCCGTCGCGGCGTACCGAGACCACTCGATGGGCCCGCAGCAGCCGCAGCGCGTGCGACGTCGCCGACTCGCTCATCCCCGTCACCGCGGCGAGATCGCAGACGCACAGCTCACCGTCGAGCAGCGCGACGAGCAGCTTCAGCCGCCGAGGATCGCCGAGCAGCCCGAACACATCGGCCGTATCGACGACATCCTGCTCAGAAGGCATCCTGGCGTTGACGGCCGCCACCCGCTCCGGATCGACCAGCTTGACGTTGCAGCTGTCGATCGCCGCGGGAGCTTGCACATCTGCAGAACTCTTCATACGTCCACTGTAGGCTACCGCTCGCCTCCTGACCATCACCGAGAGGAGCATCACGTGGCCCGGATCCTGACGCCCGATGCCGTCACCCCCGTCCCCTGGCGCAACGGAGCAGGCTCCACCCGGCAACTCCTCGACGACCCGGCCGGCTGGCGCCTCAGCGTCGCCGACCTCGACCAGGACGCCGAGTTCTCCGACTTCCCGGGCCTCGACCGGACCTTCCTCCCGCTCGTCGACGTCGTCCTCCACATCGATGGCGAGCGCCGGCCGGTGGCTCGCGGTACTGCCACCACCTTCCCCGGAGAGGCGAGCGTCGCGGTGGAGCTCGTCGCCGGACCCGGCCGGGCCGTGAACCTGATGACGGCTCGCGGCCGGTGCAGCGGAGGCCTGACCGCGATCGCGCGACGGGAGTGGGAGCAGCGAGACCGCGAGCAGCCGGAGCTGTTCGTCGATCTGGGCGACGTGCTGGTCGAGGTGCGGGTGCGAGCCCGTGGCGGCTCGCCGGCGAGTTAGCCGACTAGCTAGTTGAGCTTCAGTTCGTACTCGATCTGGGCGATCGGCTCGCCGTCGCCGAAGTCGCGGGTGGTGGTGGCGCCCGTCTCCGTGAAGCCCGACTTCGTGTAGAAGCGCCGGGACTGCGGGGTGTCGCGCAGAGTCCACAGATGGACGCCGGCGAATCCATCAGCCCGCAACCGGCGCAACGTCTCGCTCATCAAGGCTGCCGCCACCCCGGTTCCCCAGCCGTCCGGATGCCCGTAGAAGCTGTGGATCTCGGCAAACTCCGGCCGGGCCGACGAGGGCCCCGACCAGGAGAAGGCCAGGACACGTCCGTCGACGGCGGCCACCACGACCAGACCTTCCGGCGAAGCGACCCGGTCATGCCAACGGGTCAGCCTCGACTTGATCTGCTCCGCGGCGAACGACTCGTCGAAGAACTGCGCATACGCCGCCTCCCAGGAGGCCGCATGCACGACCCCGACCCCCTCACCGTCCGCCACCGTCGCCTGGCGTACCTCGATCATCCACCCAACCCCTTCTGGTTAGCCCGCAAGTGCCTTGAGTGCCAGCGAGAGCCGTTCGGTCATCCAGTCGAGCTCGCCGGTGGTGATGACGAGCGGCGGCGACAACCGGATGGTCGAGCCATGCGTGTCCTTCGCCAGTACGCCGTACTCCGCAAGCTTCTCGCAGAGCGCCCGCCCGGTCCCAAGCGCCGGATCCAGATCCAACCCAGCCCACAACCCATGCACCCGCAGCCCAGCAAGCCCCTGCGCCCGCAACGGCTCCAGCCGGTCGCGCAACTCCTGCTCCATCGCCAGCGCGTACGCCTGCAACTCACCCGGCTCGAGCAACTTGATCACCGCCCGCCCGATCGCCACCGCGAGCGGGTTCCCACCGAACGTACTGCCGTGCGTCCCAGGCGTGATCACATCCATCACCGCCCGATCGGTCACCACGGCCGACAACGGCATGATCCCGCCCCCGAGCGCCTTCCCAAGGATGTAGACATCCGGTACGACGCCCGCCCGCGAACTCGCAAACGTCGCACCGGCCCGCCCAAGCCCCGACTGAATCTCGTCGGCCATCATCAACACCTGGTTCCGGTCGCACACCGAGCGAACCGCCGCCAAATACCCCGGAGGCGGTACGACGACCCCCGCCTCGCCCTGCACCGGCTCGATCAGGACGGCGACCGTCGTCTCGTCGATGGCGGCCTCAAGCGCCGCCGCATCGCCGTACGGAACAGACCGGAAGCCCGGCGTATACGGCCCGAAACTGTCATGCGCCTCGGCATCGCCGGAGAAGCTGATGATGCTGATCGTCCGCCCATGGAAGTTGCCATCAGCAACGATGATCGTGGCCTTGCCATCAGGCACGCCCTTGACCAGGTACCCCCATCGGCGGGCCAGCTTTAGCGCGGTCTCGACCGCCTCGGCGCCCGAGTTCATCGGAAGTACCGCATCCTTGCCGGACAGCGCAGCCAACTCAGCGCAGAATGGCCCAAGCTGATCATGGTGAAAGGCCCGGCTGGTCAACGTGACCCGCCCGAGCTGCTCCGTAGCCGCAGCGACCAGCGCCGGATGCCGATGCCCGAAGTTGAGCGCCGAGTACCCAGCCAAACAGTCCAGATACCGCTCGCCGGATGTGTCGGTGACCCACACCCCCTCCGCTGTCGCGACGGTAACGGGCAACGGGTGGTAGTTGTGCGCGCCGTAGCTGTTCTCCAGCGCCATCGGATCAGTCACGGATCAGCCTCTCGGTCGCAAAGCCCAGACGCCCAGAGCCTAGGGCCCAAGGCGGCTCAGGCCGAGAGCGCCCATCAAATTGTCCGACATTCGGGCAATCTGGCCGCCATGACAAGGCCATCACAACAGCTCCAGCACCAGACGCGGCCGAGCCCACGTCACCCGGCCGCGCGGCTCCAGCAATCCCACCCGCGTCGCGCCCATCGCGAGATAGAACCCTTCCGCCGGCGGGTGCGACACGATGTGGATCCGCCGCAGCCCGAGCGCCGCGGCCTCGACCCGCAGGTCGTCCATCAAAGCCCGCCCGACTCCTGCCCCCTGCCGATCGTCCGCGACGAACAGATAGTCCAACTCACCTTCGCCGGGCTCACCGCGGCCCGGGATCTCCAGCGTGTAGAAGCCGGCGACTCCACGCTCGTCCTCAGCCACCCGGGCCGGGTTCTTCGCCAGGTAGGCGGCATCGATCGTCTGCTCCACGATCACCGCCCGGTACTCGCCGTCATACGCAGCGGAGGTTCTCGCCAGCTGGGTGAGTACCGGTCCGTCCGCCGCGACGGCCGCCCTCAAGGTCAGTGTCACGGTGTGCATGTTATGCGACTCAGTCGCAAAGAGGGAAGACTGGGACCAGCCTTCCGACAAAGGCTGGTCCCAGTCGGTTCAGGAGGGCGAGAGGGTGTCCCGTACTTCGCGCGCCGCGCCGACGAGGTTCTGCAAGG
This region includes:
- a CDS encoding CGNR zinc finger domain-containing protein, whose product is MSSVPATDPWLGFVLDLCNTYDLLEDPPDQLTIPLATRLAAHHELADPGLTATDLEPVRAVRNRLYGVFAEAAEDAQYGVLNDIFTSYAAQPRLIAGPRLAATGGADPVARLAISAADALARAVADGAADRLRTCAGDPCRCVYVDRTKANRRRYCCELCNDRMASAAYRSRKS
- a CDS encoding sensor histidine kinase: MTNPDQPTPERLTGGRGLLAAGWRRVVEFWASPGLATLLRLVPAVLVIATLVVASRSPEAHKLPWTLILVLAAIVVIGNFVVIRYAEVSSERTIGLLVFVLVGSLLWYALPNSPLIVLPFWAVRAAVRYHRPGRGETLVILLGILGASLPAFAATGSASGAVGIAIGVVALLLASTNRRAREEQLDELQVSLARKQAAIEEHSRAAALAERARIARDVHDVLAHSLAGLSLNLQGARLMLVRDGASAEAIEQVTRAQGLAAEGLAEARRAVATLREDSVPDARAMADLVTAYRLETGSAATFDIEGQSRELAPEAMAALYRALQEALTNTRKHAPAAPINVVLRYEAARTVLTVDDHPGKPPARVVSGGYGLLGMRERAELIGGSLEVGPTDDGWRVQLVIPG
- a CDS encoding response regulator transcription factor → MSDLRVVVADDQTVVRDGLVTLLRLLPGIDVVAAGSDGMEAVELVAEYKPDVLLVDLRMPRCDGVEATRRVRAEYPGTEVVVLTTYSDDDSVLGALKAGARGFLTKDADAESIGRALHAAAAGQSIIDGEVQRRLIEATTAVPIPQESDGLTPRELEVLRLIAAGLSNTEIARRLVVSEATVKTHINHLFAKAGLRDRAQAVAYAYRLGLG
- a CDS encoding GNAT family N-acetyltransferase gives rise to the protein MVGVTIRHGELSDVPAVLGLLDKATEWLVAQGRTDQWGTEAHSTNPRRVAQIEEFAYGQGLWVAELDGRVVGALAVGDAMSYVPPATEPELYIRLLVTDRALQGTGIGTDLLDHARLLARGLGVGLLRVDCFGGGDGALIRYYEKQGFTRAEHFGVPVSDSEWPGQVLFQRL
- a CDS encoding cation diffusion facilitator family transporter, coding for MTADHDTTDGHVTDHHTTDALGMVAGHGTAPGKAAGHGHGHGHGVSADADRKLLGGALALILAFMAAEVVVGFAAGSLALITDAAHMLTDAAAIALALIAIRLSARPPAGGYTYGLKRVEILSAQANGITLLLLAAFFVYESVNRMIHPPEVQGALVLITGVVGIVVNLIATWLISKANRSSLNVEGAFQHILNDLFAFVATAIAGLIVLLTGFARADAIAALIVAALMLKAGIGLVRDSGRIFLEAAPAGIDPAVVGAELCAVPGVVEVHDLHVWEITSGEPAASAHILVSEGLDCHLIRSQIETLLADRHHLTHSTLQVDHASGGVQDAHCSDAHGIVHRPIGITAAGKGPDPAIPNH
- a CDS encoding ArsR/SmtB family transcription factor, with translation MKSSADVQAPAAIDSCNVKLVDPERVAAVNARMPSEQDVVDTADVFGLLGDPRRLKLLVALLDGELCVCDLAAVTGMSESATSHALRLLRAHRVVSVRRDGRMAYYRLDDAHVRMLVDLAVAHTEHTDAIHPERTQ
- a CDS encoding HutD/Ves family protein, producing the protein MARILTPDAVTPVPWRNGAGSTRQLLDDPAGWRLSVADLDQDAEFSDFPGLDRTFLPLVDVVLHIDGERRPVARGTATTFPGEASVAVELVAGPGRAVNLMTARGRCSGGLTAIARREWEQRDREQPELFVDLGDVLVEVRVRARGGSPAS
- a CDS encoding GNAT family N-acetyltransferase — translated: MIEVRQATVADGEGVGVVHAASWEAAYAQFFDESFAAEQIKSRLTRWHDRVASPEGLVVVAAVDGRVLAFSWSGPSSARPEFAEIHSFYGHPDGWGTGVAAALMSETLRRLRADGFAGVHLWTLRDTPQSRRFYTKSGFTETGATTTRDFGDGEPIAQIEYELKLN
- the rocD gene encoding ornithine--oxo-acid transaminase; its protein translation is MALENSYGAHNYHPLPVTVATAEGVWVTDTSGERYLDCLAGYSALNFGHRHPALVAAATEQLGRVTLTSRAFHHDQLGPFCAELAALSGKDAVLPMNSGAEAVETALKLARRWGYLVKGVPDGKATIIVADGNFHGRTISIISFSGDAEAHDSFGPYTPGFRSVPYGDAAALEAAIDETTVAVLIEPVQGEAGVVVPPPGYLAAVRSVCDRNQVLMMADEIQSGLGRAGATFASSRAGVVPDVYILGKALGGGIMPLSAVVTDRAVMDVITPGTHGSTFGGNPLAVAIGRAVIKLLEPGELQAYALAMEQELRDRLEPLRAQGLAGLRVHGLWAGLDLDPALGTGRALCEKLAEYGVLAKDTHGSTIRLSPPLVITTGELDWMTERLSLALKALAG
- a CDS encoding GNAT family N-acetyltransferase; amino-acid sequence: MTLTLRAAVAADGPVLTQLARTSAAYDGEYRAVIVEQTIDAAYLAKNPARVAEDERGVAGFYTLEIPGRGEPGEGELDYLFVADDRQGAGVGRALMDDLRVEAAALGLRRIHIVSHPPAEGFYLAMGATRVGLLEPRGRVTWARPRLVLELL